From the Candidatus Methylomirabilis sp. genome, the window AGCCGTCTTCGGAGATAGGCCGTCGGCTTTTGTCGGCCTCTCAAGCGGCTCACTTAATAGTTAAGCAGACAAGATGATCACCTCAAACGTCATTCACCGCGTATTCCGCATCCGGCACGGTGGAAACGAGGCCACGGGATTCACGCTCGATGTTGACGACCGTCAGTACATCGTGACAGCGAGACATGCCGTAGCGACATTGCAAGATTCTGGCGCAGTCGACATCTTTGCGCACGGGGTATGGAATTCGAGTCCCGCTCGCCTCGTTGGGCATGCTCCGGGAGAACGTGACATCTCGGTCCTGGCCGTTGACCGTCAGCTCACGCCTGGGCGACTAACGATGGAACCGACCAGCAAGGGTGTCATTTACGGCCAGGATGTCTTTTTTCTTGGGTTTCCATATGGTCTGCTCGG encodes:
- a CDS encoding trypsin-like peptidase domain-containing protein → MITSNVIHRVFRIRHGGNEATGFTLDVDDRQYIVTARHAVATLQDSGAVDIFAHGVWNSSPARLVGHAPGERDISVLAVDRQLTPGRLTMEPTSKGVIYGQDVFFLGFPYGLLGKFLLTEHGHPLPLVKKATVSLFQSDEVFLLDGHNNPGFSGGVPPPIKWTPTPNNGGGSNARRQALSGVHRTDEEASLQQ